Proteins from one Aspergillus nidulans FGSC A4 chromosome VIII genomic window:
- a CDS encoding cation diffusion facilitator family transporter (transcript_id=CADANIAT00001482) — protein sequence MEDSHFRHSASHHPSPFQSSLHRDHNLTEGTTTALEEPTAQHRSSYDIDEEGQPPRYTEENDPYQLASKLKSDAEIQALHPLANTSRKRHGHTTTATPQPARSSSALSTIAIYGSFAANVALSILQLYGAIASSSLSLFTTMADSVFDPLSNLTLLLCNKTVNRVDPRKFPAGKARIETAGNICFCFLMTAVSLLLIAFSIRDLVGGSDSETGDFHLPSVIAVVVAFCTKFSLFLYCFALRNQVSQIRILWEDHRNDLLINGFGILTSVGGSKLRWWIDPMGAIILSVLISGLWLHTAYHEFQLLIGITADTKMQQLITYISMTHSPLITAIDTVRAYTSGPRLVVEVDIVMDPSDSLRATHDVAEELQTKLESLPDVERAYVHVDYETTHKPEHFLKKEL from the exons ATGGAAGACAGCCATTTCCGGCACAGCGCCTCGCACCACCCCTCCCCGTTCCAATCTAGCCTACACCGTGACCACAACCTCACCGAAGGCACGACCACCGCCCTAGAAGAGCCAACCGCCCAACACCGCTCCAGCTACgatattgacgaggaggGTCAGCCTCCCCGATACACGGAAGAGAATGATCCCTATCAGCTAGCGTCGAAACTCAAATCTGATGCGGAAATTCAGGCACTACACCCGCTAGCCAACACCTCGCGCAAGCGCCATGGGCATACCACGACGGCAACCCCACAGCCAGCacgctcctcctctgcgCTTTCCACG ATTGCGATCTATGGCAGTTTCGCGGCGAACGTGGCGCTTTCTATCCTGCAGCTGTATGGTGCTATTGCGTCATCATCGCTTTCGCTATTCACAACCATGGCGGACTCGGTCTTCGATCCTCTATCGAACCTGACGCTCCTGCTGTGCAATAAGACGGTCAACCGCGTTGACCCCCGCAAGTTCCCTGCGGGAAAAGCCCGTATCGAGACGGCTGGCaatatctgcttctgcttcctcatGACGGCAGTCTCGCTCTTGCTCATTGCCTTCTCAATCCGCGACCTCGTCGGTGGCTCGGACAGCGAAACGGGCGACTTCCATCTCCCGTCCGTCATTGCCGTAGTTGTCGCCTTCTGCACCAAGTTCTCCCTCTTTTTGTACTGCTTCGCGCTGCGCAACCAGGTTTCCCAGATCCGCATTCTGTGGGAAGACCACCGCAACGACCTCTTAATTAACGGCTTCGGTATTCTCACCTCTGTCGGCGGTAGCAAGCTCCGCTGGTGGATAGACCCAATGGGCGCTATCATCCTCTCCGTATTGATCAGCGGTCTCTGGCTTCACACCGCGTATCATGAGTTCCAGCTTTTGATTGGTATCACGGCGGATACGAAAATGCAGCAGTTAATCACTTATATCT CAATGACTCACTCACCACTCATTACTGCTATCGACACTGTCCGCGCGTACACTTCGGGACCCCGTCTagttgtcgaggtcgataTTGTCATGGACCCGTCAGACTCCTTGCGCGCCACCCACGATGTTGCCGAGGAGCTGCAGACAAAACTCGAGTCCTTGCCTGATGTTGAGCGGGCTTATGTCCACGTTGACTATGAGACGACGCATAAGCCGGAGCACTTCCTAAAAAAGGAGCTCTAA
- a CDS encoding uncharacterized protein (transcript_id=CADANIAT00001483): MPSPYFSNTITECLFVLTVTFAFAQSTIFSGMATVMTDTIGRDLQMNGQVVWITSACLLTSGAFVLPFGTLADTIGRKNMALAAMVCTTLAVFAAGWAPDGPSLIVFTALIGLFSAAAVSPAVGQLGAVYSEPSKRRNRAFACFSAGNPLGFVVGTFVAGVVLEISGTTASPEATGNGSGWRVCFWVFCVFCAGFAGLVAFTVPSDVKIGTRPAAAGSQGVGVSGWEALKRFDLLGALLVTAGVSLVSAGLTLTDVAPKGWATPYVIVMLVLGVVLLAAFIFWQSVYKFPLMPLYIWKDRNFSLVIILLATGNAAFTASSFWLCLYLQRVKSLSSLWIAIYLLPQNINGLLVNFVCSLILHRVSHRVLMGVGAISYLGSFLLLALLQEIRLYYWAFVFPALLLAVVGADLQFNVANSYVMSSLPREQQSLAGGILSAVNRLLSNITLSISTAVYYAGSQKQTTRGDDTGLGGYKAAFWMLVGIAGVNLLLVPFLKIERISEAGTLDVTDREPLTEKEIEKERNERTVSAESVV, from the exons ATGCCATCCCCATACTTCTCCAATACGATAACAGAATGCCTCTTCGTCCTAACCGTCACATTTGCTTTTGCCCAGTCGACCATCTTCTCCGGTATGGCGACCGTGATGACCGATACGATCGGTAGGGACCTCCAGATGAACGGGCAGGTTGTTTGGATCACGTCTGCTTGCCT ATTAACGAGCGGTGCCTTCGTCCTCCCCTTCGGCACCCTCGCCGACACAATCGGACGTAAGAACATGGCGCTAGCAGCCATGGTCTGCACAACGCTCGCCGTCTTTGCAGCGGGATGGGCCCCTGATGGACCGTCCCTGATCGTCTTCACGGCGCTGATCGGTCTGTTCagtgcagctgctgtttcaCCCGCTGTGGGACAGCTGGGTGCTGTGTATAGCGAGCcttcaaagagaaggaacCGGGCGTTTGCGTGCTTCAGTGCTGGGAATCCGCTGGGGTTTGTGGTTGGGACATTTGTTGCCGGGGTTGTACTTGAGATTTCAGGCACCACTGCCTCCCCAGAAGCGACTGGGAATgggagtggatggagagtGTGCTTTTGGGTATTCTGTGTGTTCTGCGCGGGATTTGCGGGCCTCGTTGCGTTTACAGTGCCGAGCGATGTGAAGATTGGAACTcgccctgctgctgctgggagTCAGGGGGTAGGAGTGTCCGGGTGGGAGGCGCTGAAGAGGTTTGATCTTCTGGGGGCGTTGCTCGTTACCGCGGGGGTGTCGTTGGTGTCGGCTGGATTGAC CCTCACTGACGTAGCCCCCAAAGGCTGGGCTACGCCCTATGTGATCGTCATGCTGGTTCTAGGAGTTGTCCTCCTAGCCGCCTTCATTTTTTGGCAATCAGTCTACAAATTTCCCTTGATGCCGTTGTATATCTGGAAAGACCGGAATTTTTCTCTC GTAATAATCCTCCTCGCTACCGGCAACGCCGCATTCACggcttcctccttctggctctgcctATATTTGCAACGCGTGAAGTCTCTCAGCTCCCTCTGGATCGCGATCTACCTCCTCCCGCAGAACATCAACGGGCTCCTTGTGAACTTCGTCTGTAGTCTCATCCTACATCGCGTCTCGCATAGGGTGCTTATGGGCGTTGGTGCGATCTCGTACCTAGGCAGCTTCTTGCTACTAgccctgctgcaggagatcaGACTCTACTACTGGGCGTTTGTATTTCCCGCACTTTTGCTGGCGGTCGTTGGCGCCGATTTGCAGTTTAATGTGGCGAAT AGTTACGTGATGTCCTCTCTGCCACGCGAACAACAGTCTCTCGCTGGTGGGATCCTGAGCGCAGTCAACAGGCTACTCTCGAATATCACGCTGAGTATATCGACGGCTGTATACTATGCCGGGAGTCAGAAGCAGACTACACGAGGTGATGACACTGGGCTAGGCGGGTATAAAGCGGCCTTTTGGATGTTGGTCGGCATTGCAGGGGTGAATTTGCTCCTTGTACCGTTTCTGAAAATCGAGAGGATTTCCGAGGCTGGGACACTGGATGTGACGGATAGGGAGCCTTtgacagaaaaagaaatcgAAAAGGAGAGGAACGAGAGGACGGTGTCGGCGGAATCCGTGGTGTAA
- a CDS encoding uncharacterized protein (transcript_id=CADANIAT00001484): MTAIVISTKPPGSAHLNITLDDWSSVRLEVPLDYWDPSRGVTAVAFLKLSATNATSNTRSLLINPGGPRGSGIESIFSQGLALAGLLQGQHNIVGFDPRGVGLSGPSVDCWPGNPEGRAQFESSTSRKSTMPLPPRSIVGGLNGSAAFVSTPAVARDMLSFVEAEQKQRPAKNESDNEQAKLCWGKGTLRILGPVCTRHQIPTRRPLAKPEIQPYSFSTERYYLSFTNASNLFRSQFIFQAMYIPAERLPKLAAILAGLEQSNTTAYAIAVTGGTIPASPCNYAPSTATRDVDTLKKCVDGAGEKRFRSISQFEDYVDVLTSQSEFFGEVWPNNANGVACRAFEVSPPETKKLKDTILDSRQTASRILFVTTEVDPVAPKRGANKMSSVFPGSAVLIQHSVGHTAFLRLSICFARRIRDYLLSGQLPPPNSTCQADAEPFW, encoded by the exons ATGACTGCGATCGTCATATCTACTAAGCCTCCGGGT AGTGCGCACCTCAACATTACACTGGATGACTGGAGCTCCGTACG GTTAGAAGTCCCGCTTGATTACTGGGATCCCTCCCGGGGAGTCACGGCCGTCGCCTTCCTCAAGCTTTCCGCTACTAATGCAACAAGCAACACCCGCAGTCTGCTTATCAACCCAG GCGGGCCCAGGGGCTCAGGTATCGAATCCATCTTCTCGCAAGGCCTAGCATTGGCGGGTCTTCTGCAAGGCCAGCATAACATCGTCGGCTTTGACCCACGCGGGGTTGGTCTTAGCGGTCCGAGTGTGGACTGCTGGCCTGGAAACCCAGAAGGACGAGCGCAGTTTGAGAGCTCTACTTCCCGGAAATCTACAATGCCTCTTCCACCGCG TTCCATTGTCGGTGGCTTGAATGGCTCTGCAGCGTTTGTGAGCACGCCGGCCGTGGCGCGCGACATGCTTTCATTCGTCGAGGCCGAACAGAAGCAAAGACCGGCGAAGAATGAGAGCGACAACGAACAGGCAAAGCTCTG CTGGGGGAAAGGAACGCTACGCATTCTGGGGCCCGTCTGTACACGACATCAGATCCCAACTCGACGCCCTCTTGCAAAACCTGAAATACAACCCTATTCCTTTTCCACCGAGCGTTACTACCTGTCTTTTACCAATGCTAGCAACCTATTCCGATCTCAGTTCATCTTTCAAGCCATGTACATACCGGCCGAGAGATTACCCAAACTCGCAGCTATCCTGGCTGGCCTAGAACAGAGCAATACGACTGCCTACGCCATCGCAGTGACCGGCGGCACCATCCCTGCAAGCCCGTGCAACTATGCCCCGAGCACGGCGACAAGGGACGTCGACACTCTGAAAAAATGTGTGGACGGTGCCGGTGAAAAGCGGTTCAGGAGCATTAGCCAGTTTGAGGACTATGTGGATGTCCTAACGTCGCAAAGCGAGTTCTTCGGCGAGGTCTGGCCAAATAACGCTAATGGTGTCGCTTGCAGAGCTTTTGAAGTGTCACCGCCAGAAACGAAGAAGCTCAAAG ACACAATTCTCGACAGCCGACAAACAGCAAGTCGAATCCTCTTCGTGACCACCGAAGTTGACCCCGTCGCTCCAAAGAGAGG TGCCAATAAGATGTCCTCCGTTTTTCCCGGCTCCGCAGTTCTCATCCAACACTCAGTCGGACATACTGCGTTTCTCAGATTATCGATCTGCTTCGCGCGACGGATCCGGGATTATCTGCTGAGTGGGCAGTTGCCTCCCCCGAATAGTACGTGTCAGGCCGATGCAGAGCCCTTTTGGTGA
- a CDS encoding E3 ubiquitin-protein ligase (transcript_id=CADANIAT00001485) — MVLSLSVPSFSRSSTTTPPLRSRNASTSYSATLSEALRNNPFGSSSSRTRPSLAAFEDQKREQEELNAALETLVQIFPDVKIEVFRELLVRFDGNSRLPVCVEQLLRHKEKWVAGRWNVPSASGPENAPAAAGADSETPGSLVPPDERFRTEDYRAAVRGVLVKEFSGLSRSTVDAVLAEVNFCYLRARPVLQDLSRKTWRATFQNMLPSFRRRKDKDDSHPLILWQRQADGEPVPRLKETGCEELDRELHESLVAPVLRARQEERERADMELAEALNEKEAEAANALYECECCFTDATFEQIAICSDGMHFICFNCIRHTVHQALFGQGWASSVDVERSTLKCLAPSPSEPCKGILSADLVKRAILLDKAGLETYSKFESRLASDALLRSQFKLIRCPFCSYAEVDPVYHPPANGVNWRFRRDGLISTLLMIFLFLDAIPFLLVIAGIIYLIDPTALPTILNNSLLNLRLKVRMKKFTCANTKCRRTSCITCQKPWRDPHVCHEPLLLDLRATVEAARTAAVKRTCPRCGLSFVKSSGCNKLTCTCGYSMCYLCRKALGPPLKTRDRRRPLRQENINPMGIGEAHEPNLDPQPDQDEDEDEEENEGYRHFCEHFRANPGSRCTACNKCELYQDEDEEAVARRAGEKAEYEWRIRHQMAAAGGATSASTPAVAGIPSVNVNHDLSVSTARGARYTTMFLRPRGKSFWYWLDGMWQSGQWKVEGQALVDWILERVIVIQDI; from the coding sequence ATGGTGCTCTCCTTATCAGTGCCCAGCTTCTCCCGCTCCAGCACAACCACTCCCCCGCTTCGATCAAGAAATGCCAGTACCAGCTACTCCGCAACGCTCAGCGAGGCCCTTCGCAATAACCCATTTGGCAGCTCATCCTCTCGCACGCGGCCGTCCCTAGCAGCTTTCGAAGACCAGAAGCGGGAGCAGGAAGAACTTAATGCCGCGCTTGAAACACTCGTCCAAATCTTCCCTGACGTCAAGATCGAAGTCTTCCGCGAGCTGCTTGTTCGATTCGATGGCAATAGTAGGCTACCTGTCTGCGTCGAGCAGCTCCTGCGTCATAAAGAGAAATGGGTGGCAGGGCGATGGAACGTTCCGTCAGCGTCAGGACCGGAAAATGCACCGGCGGCCGCGGGGGCTGATTCCGAGACGCCCGGATCGTTGGTGCCCCCCGACGAGCGGTTCCGGACGGAGGATTACAGGGCTGCCGTGAGGGGTGTTCTGGTTAAGGAATTCAGCGGGCTGAGTCGGAGTACCGTGGAtgcggtgctggcggaggtgaATTTCTGCTATCTTCGTGCTCGGCCTGTTTTGCAAGACCTTTCGCGGAAGACTTGGCGGGCAACATTCCAAAACATGCTTCCTTCGTTCAGGCGCAGGAAGGACAAAGATGACAGCCATCCTCTCATCCTGTGGCAACGTCAGGCGGACGGTGAACCAGTTCCCCGGCTCAAGGAAACCGGATGTGAGGAGCTGGATCGCGAGCTACATGAATCATTGGTAGCGCCGGTGCTTCGAGCGCGACAAGAGGAGCGAGAACGGGCGGACATGGAATTGGCTGAAGCATTGAATGAAAAGGAAGCCGAGGCGGCTAATGCGTTGTACGAGTGCGAGTGCTGCTTCACAGATGCCACGTTTGAGCAGATAGCGATCTGCTCCGACGGCATGCACTTCATTTGCTTCAACTGCATCCGACATACTGTTCACCAAGCACTCTTTGGCCAGGGCTGGGCTTCGTCTGTTGATGTTGAAAGGTCGACATTGAAGTGTTTGGCGCCGTCTCCCAGTGAACCCTGCAAAGGTATCCTCAGTGCCGATCTAGTCAAACGTGCTATACTTCTCGACAAGGCTGGCCTGGAGACGTACTCCAAGTTTGAATCAAGGCTTGCATCCGATGCCCTTCTCAGGTCCCAATTCAAACTCATCCGCTGTCCTTTTTGTTCCTACGCCGAGGTTGATCCCGTTTATCATCCCCCCGCAAACGGTGTTAATTGGCGCTTCCGCAGGGACGGACTTATCTCTACTCTTTTAATGATTTTCTTATTTCTGGACGCAATAccctttcttcttgtgaTCGCAGGGATAATCTATTTAATAGACCCTACCGCCCTTCCTACAATTCTCAACAACTCTCTACTAAACCTGCGCCTCAAAGTCCGCATGAAGAAATTTACCTGCGCGAATACAAAGTGCCGACGGACCAGCTGCATCACCTGTCAAAAGCCGTGGCGTGACCCGCACGTCTGCCATGAACCTTTGCTTCTGGACCTCCGAGCCACCGTCGAGGCCGCCCGCACTGCCGCAGTGAAGCGCACCTGTCCCCGCTGCGGCCTTTCCTTCGTCAAGTCCTCCGGCTGTAACAAACTGACCTGTACCTGCGGCTATTCAATGTGCTACCTCTGCCGGAAAGCTCTTGGGCCACCACTAAAAACCCGCGACCGCCGACGACCTCTACGCCAAGAAAACATCAACCCCATGGGCATCGGCGAAGCTCACGAGCCCAACCTCGATCCCCAACCAGAccaggatgaggacgaagacgaagaagaaaacgAAGGCTACCGCCATTTCTGCGAACACTTCCGCGCTAACCCGGGCTCCCGCTGCACAGCGTGCAACAAATGCGAGCTCTAccaagatgaagacgaagaagccgttGCGCGACGAGCAGGCGAGAAAGCCGAGTACGAGTGGCGCATTCGACACCaaatggctgctgctggtggcgCCACGTCCGCGTCTACACCTGCTGTTGCGGGTATCCCTTCTGTCAATGTAAACCACGACCTATCTGTCAGCACCGCGAGAGGCGCACGATATACGACGATGTTTTTACGACCGCGCGGCAAGAGTTTTTGGTACTGGCTTGATGGGATGTGGCAGTCTGGACAATGGAAGGTTGAGGGGCAGGCTCTTGTGGATTGGATTTTAGAGAGGGTTATTGTTATTCAGGATATTTGA
- a CDS encoding putative isoamyl alcohol oxidase (transcript_id=CADANIAT00001486), giving the protein MALTLGVLALAALGPQSVTAGVVGRRSVLSVSDSDWDAFNASVSGRLQVGVPMLAPCYTNYNGQQQDVDPEMCDTLQQNRADHLFVTDQFGGYQESNWGGCQRTGDNCAMMLTVPDTVTPLSRPCMQGSVPTRYVDAQSVEDVQKTLQFAGNNNLRLVVKNTGHDYTGRSSAPDSLALWTHNMQPPINLIKAFVPDQCSDAAGDVITVGAGQQFGGVYDWAHANGYRVVGGTYAGVGMAGGWLAGGGHSMLSPELGLGVDNVQQIKAVLPNGEYVTANRCQNQDIFFALRGGGGGTFGVVTEISYSVHPRKDMQFARIAIAGDNDDVVAELISILVENADKWASEGWGGYVVMPVGATSTISLGTSLLNFSDAEASLQPLIDLANRETDAGRVGNASIATADYHDILQGTIAATEDQILPSSAWTMATRLIPREHFVGDNQQQLSSALHDIFTAAKGQLLPAQSTLMIYATTPYLYSQTMPEADKAGGPGASSVSPAWRNGLWHVLFTRQFDGTTTEPSVVQNLWQTTHDIIYPLRDLTPNGGAYQNEADPFEPNPIDSFWGQENYDRLLQIKNDVDPLNLLTVHNGVGWDETDERYSCYPDVQV; this is encoded by the exons ATGGCGCTTACTCTGGGAGTACTGGCGCTCGCTGCTCTTGGGCCGCAGTCCGTAACTGCGGGGGTTGTTGGTCGCCGCTCCGTACTGTCAGTCAGCGATTCGGACTGGGATGCCTTCAATGCGAGCGTTTCGGGGCGGTTGCAAGTCGGCGTGCCGATGCTTGCGCCCTGCTACACGAACTACAACGGACAGCAACAG GACGTTGATCCCGAAATGTGCGACACCCTGCAACAGAACCGCGCTGACCATCTGTTCGTGACGGACCAGTTTGGCGGCTATCAGGAATCGAATTGGGGCGGGTGCCAGAGGACCGGGGATAACTGTGCGATGATGCTTACGGTGCCGGATACCGTGACCCCTTTGTCGAGGCCCTGCATGCAGGGGAGTGTTCCGACGAGATATGTTGACGCGCAGAGTGTGGAGGATGTGCAGAAGACGCTGCAGTTTGCCGGCAATAACAACTTGCGGCTGGTTGTGAAGAATACTGGGCATGACTATACTGGGAGAAGCTCGGCTCCCGACTCACTTGCGCTTTG GACACATAACATGCAACCCCCTATCAACCTCATCAAAGCATTCGTTCCTGATCAATGCTCTGATGCAGCCGGAGATGTGATCACCGTCGGTGCCGGTCAGCAGTTCGGCGGGGTATACGATTGGGCGCATGCCAATGGGTATCGGGTCGTGGGTGGCACATATGCGGGTGTTGGAATGGCCGGTGGCTGGCTAGCCGGAGGAGGACATAGCATGTTGTCGCCAGAATTGGGACTCGGCGTCGACAACGTGCAGCAGATCAAGGCCGTTCTTCCAAATGGAGAGTACGTCACTGCGAACAGGTGTCAGAACCAGGATATTTTCTTCGCCCTacgcggtggtggaggcggtACTTTCGGTGTCGTGACGGAAATCAGTTACTCCGTGCACCCCAGGAAGGACATGCAGTTTGCACGGATTGCCATTGCCGGTGATAATGACGATGTCGTTGCTGAGCTTATCTCGATTTTAGTAGAAAACGCCGACAAATGGGCATCCGAAGGCTGGGGAGGGTACGTTGTGATGCCCGTGGGCGCAACATCGACAATATCTTTAGGCACATCATTACTGAACTTCTCCGATGCCGAGGCCTCGTTGCAGCCTTTGATCGATCTTGCCAACAGAGAAACCGATGCAGGAAGAGTGGGCAACGCGAGTATCGCGACTGCGGATTACCATGACATCCTTCAAGGTACCATTGCCGCTACGGAAGATCAGATACTACCCAGCTCGGCCTGGACCATGGCTACTCGGCTCATTCCCAGAGAGCATTTCGTCGGCGacaaccagcagcagctctcaTCAGCTTTGCACGACATTTTCACAGCAGCGAAGGGGCAACTATTGCCCGCACAATCAACGCTAATGATATATGCGACAACGCCATATCTCTACTCTCAGACGATGCCGGAAGCCGACAAGGCTGGCGGCCCAGGGGCATCCTCGGTATCGCCGGCCTGGCGTAACGGCCTGTGGCATGTTCTCTTCACACGGCAGTTCGACGGCACAACTACCGAGCCCAGCGTAGTCCAGAATCTCTGGCAGACGACacatgatatcatttatccGCTGCGGGATCTCACTCCCAACGGCGGTGCATACCAGAATGAGGCCGATCCTTTCGAGCCCAACCCCATTGATTCATTCTGGGGACAGGAGAACTATGACAGGTTGCTTCAGATCAAAAATGACGTCGACCCTTTGAACCTGCTCACAGTTCACAACGGAGTCGGGTGGGATGAAACGGATGAAAGATACAGTTGCTATCCAGACGTTCAAGTATAA
- a CDS encoding uncharacterized protein (transcript_id=CADANIAT00001487), with protein sequence MATKCVHKGCGKVFTDPEEPCVYHPGPPVFHEGQKGWNCCKPRVLTFEEFMEIPPCTTGKHSAVDDTPAPAQKKDTPAESQPPVAAPVPVRDSGVPRPVAHSPAIPPPSNAPTPVPEEPESDDPELAIPENATCRRRGCGGTYKPDVSRDEERCVYHPGQPVFHEGSKGWSCCKRRVLEFDEFLKIEGLRGEEEASFCREGQACWRGEG encoded by the exons ATGGCCACCAAGTGCGTACACAAAGGCTGTGGGAAGGTGTTCACCGACCCCGAGGAGCCCTGTGTGTATCATCCAGGCCCGCCAGTATTCCACGAAGGACAGAAAG GCTGGAACTGCTGCAAGCCCCGCGTCCTCACCTTTGAGGAATTTATGGAAATCCCCCCCTGCACGACAGGAAAACACTCCGCCGTAGACGATACTCCTGCGCCGGCCCAAAAGAAGGATACGCCAGCCGAGTCACAGCCTCCTGTGGCTGCTCCGGTTCCTGTCAGAGATAGCGGGGTTCCCCGGCCTGTCGCACACTCGCCTGCTATCCCTCCTCCCTCGAATGCGCCTACGCCTGTTCCTGAAGAGCCTGAATCTGATGATCCCGAGCTTGCGATCCCTGAGAATGCTACCTGCCGGAGGAGGGGATGTGGCGGCACCTATAAACCCGACGTGTCGCGGGATGAGGAGCGATGCGTCTACCACCCCGGCCAGCCCGTTTTTCATGAAGGCAGCAAAGGCTGGTCATGCTGTAAACGGCGGGTTCTTGAGTTCGATGAGTTCTTGAAAATCGAGGGCCTgcgcggagaagaagaggcatCTTTTTGTCGGGAAGGGCAAGCCTGCtggcgaggagaaggttga
- a CDS encoding putative ethanolamine kinase (transcript_id=CADANIAT00001488), which produces MGLVNGSDASTPRYIAQSYNHADSHASALRLILTLNPHWEGPENKVEFVRFTDGITNTLFKAINRKPGLTEEEIDKEAVLMRAYGNHTEILIDRERETNSHALLARYGLAPPLLARFKNGLLYRFIRGRPATHEDLVTENVWRGVARRLGQWHAVLPINAASTMPTSKGTSLIDSVEVAADGQPVKRDDLNVIQPRRPGPSLWAVLQKWILALPTSTEAQQQRRRSLQKELERVVREFDDGNGLGEDGLVFAHCDLLSANVIIRPSEERSDDGTETVNFIDYEYATPSPAAFDIANHFAEWGGFECDYSMMPTRTVRRQFLEEYVRSYAQHQGIPESSQPKIVDQLFEDVDRFRGLPGLYWGTWALIQAQISQIDFDYASYAETRLGEYYAWRAETEGARGEKPLRERRWAEE; this is translated from the exons ATGGGGTTGGTCAATGGGTCAGATGCCTCTACCCCTCGATACATTGCCCAATCGTACAATCATGCGGATTCACACGCCTCCGCACTGAGGCTCATCCTCACCTTGAATCCTCACTGGGAGGGGCCAGAAAACAAGGTCGAGTTTGTGCGATTCACGGATGGGATCACCAATACA CTCTTCAAAGCTATAAACCGCAAGCCCGGcttgacagaagaagagatagaCAAGGAAGCAGTACTGATGAGAGCGTACGGTAATCATACAGAGATTCTCATAGACCGCGAAA GAGAAACGAACTCGCATGCGCTCCTCGCTAGATATGGCTTAGCACCTCCACTCCTGGCTCGGTTTAAGAATGGTCTTTTGTACCGGTTCATTCGCGGCCGCCCGGCCACCCATGAGGATCTGGTTACCGAGAACGTCTGGCGCGGTGTTGCGCGCAGACTGGGGCAGTGGCATGCTGTTCTTCCCATCAACGCAGCCAGCACAATGCCCACATCGAAAGGGACTTCGCTCATAGACTCTGTAGAAGTGGCCGCGGACGGCCAGCCTGTGAAAAGAGACGACTTGAACGTCATCCAGCCGCGGCGACCTGGACCTAGTCTTTGGGCTGTACTGCAGAAGTGGATTCTTGCATTGCCTACAAGTACCGAggcccagcagcagagacGGCGCAGTTTGCAAAAAGAGCTGGAGCGAGTCGTCCGTGAATTTGACGACGGAAATGGACTAGGAGAGGATGGG TTGGTATTCGCACACTGCGACCTCCTTTCCGCCAATGTCATCATCCGCCCCTCAGAAGAGCGCTCCGACGATGGGACGGAAACAGTCAACTTCATCGACTATGAGTACGCCACGCCGTCACCGGCAGCCTTTGACATTGCCAACCACTTTGCTGAATGGGGCGGTTTTGAGTGCGACTACAGCATGATGCCCACCCGGACGGTCCGTCGACAGTTCCTGGAGGAATACGTTCGGAGCTACGCGCAACATCAGGGCATTCCAGAGTCATCACAACCAAAGATTGTTGACCAACTATTCGAGGATGTAGACCGCTTTCGAGGTCTGCCTGGTTTATATTG GGGAACTTGGGCATTGATCCAAGCGCAAATCTCGCAGATTGACTTCGACTACGCTTCATACGCGGAGACTCGGCTAGGCGAGTATTACGCATGGCGGGCCGAGACGGAAGGAGCAAGAGGCGAGAAACCCTTACGAGAGCGACGCTGGGCAGAGGAATGA